One Mytilus trossulus isolate FHL-02 chromosome 5, PNRI_Mtr1.1.1.hap1, whole genome shotgun sequence DNA segment encodes these proteins:
- the LOC134719093 gene encoding zinc finger protein 227-like, whose amino-acid sequence MNASSAPSVIVSCDQTSDLFMKERIVCSGDRGISYICKVCGKELSSNADLEEHVITHTGNQVLKCNFCKKEFRAYNVLQMHLKTYARFNNHICDPGFRKDDDLRKHLKIHSEDKPKALKCDVCDKGFSKLSHLRVHMRTHTGEKPYKCDVCGRGFAYNDYMQKHMRTHTGEKPYVCDACGKSYSQICSLQSHMRTHTYNDKSYKCDVCGKGFSNSWYLKRHTTTHTSERPFKCDICGNGFRQNFELTRHMRIHTGPHGHDDRQYKCEICKKVFKTNQHLTTHMRTHTGDKPFICDVCGRGFSQKVTLRSHMKTHTADKSYKCDVCGKGFIQNGAFRKHMRIHSGDKTFKCDVCAKEFSKCKDLKSHMSLHNDDKPFICEVCCKGFHHRLTLLTHMITHNNTKPYKCDVCSKSFRSFQSLQIHTRIHTGDKPYQCDVCGKSFRSFPTLQMHTLIHTGDKPHKCDVCGRGFRQSGHLQKHMRLHTGDKPFKCDICYKCFRQNINLQTHMKKHT is encoded by the coding sequence ATGAACGCATCATCAGCTCCTTCTGTGATTGTCTCCTGTGATCAGACTTCCGATCTATTTATGAAGGAACGCATAGTTTGCTCTGGTGACAGAGGAATTAGTTATATATGTAAAGTGTGTGGTAAGGAGTTGAGTAGCAATGCAGATCTAGAGGAACATGTGATTACTCATACTGGaaaccaagttttaaaatgtaatttctgTAAAAAAGAATTTCGTGCATATAATGTGTTACAGATGCATTTAAAGACATACGCTAGGTTTAATAATCATATCTGTGATCCAGGTTTTCGAAAGGATGATGACTTAAGGAAACACTTGAAAATTCACTCTGAAGATAAACCTAAGGCTTTGAAATGTGATGTATGTGATAAAGGGTTTAGTAAGCTTAGTCATCTACGGGtccacatgagaacacatactggTGAGAAACCTTATAagtgtgatgtatgtggtagaGGGTTTGCGTATAATGATTACATGCAAAAGCATATGAGAACACATACTGGTGAAAAACCTTATGTATGTGATGCATGTGGGAAAAGTTATAGCCAAATTTGTAGTTTACAGAGCCACATGAGAACGCATACATACAATGATAAATCTTAtaaatgtgatgtatgtggtaaagggtTTTCTAACAGTTGGTACTTGAAGAGACACACAACAACACACACTAGTGAAAGACCTTTCAAATGTGATATATGTGGTAATGGGTTTAGACAAAATTTCGAGTTAACGAGACACATGAGAATACATACTGGTCCCCATGGTCACGATGATAGACAGTATAAATGTGAAATATGTAAGAAAGTGTTTAAGACGAATCAGCACTTAACAACTCACATGAGAACGCATACTGGTGATAAACCATTTATATGTGATGTATGTGGGAGAGGGTTTAGTCAGAAAGTAACCTTACGGAGTCACATGAAAACACACACAGCTGATAAATCTTATAAATGTGATGTGTGTGGTAAAGGATTTATTCAGAACGGGGCATTTCGAAAACACATGAGAATACATTCTGGTGATAAAACGTTTAAATGTGATGTATGCGCGAAAGAGTTTAGTAAGTGTAAGGACTTGAAGTCTCACATGAGTTTACACAATGATGATAAACCTTTTATATGTGAGGTTTGTTGTAAAGGGTTTCACCATAGATTGACCTTACTGACACACATGATAACACACAACAACACTAAACCTTATAAATGTGATGTATGTAGTAAATCATTTCGTAGTTTTCAATCCTTACAAATACATACGAGAATACACACTGGTGATAAACCTTATCAATGCGATGTATGTGGGAAATCATTTCGTAGTTTCCCTACCTTACAAATGCACACTTTAATACACACTGGTGATAAACCTCATAAATGCGATGTGTGTGGAAGAGGGTTTAGACAAAGTGGTCACTTACAAAAACACATGAGATTACATACTGGTGATAAACCTTTTAAATGTGATAtatgttataaatgttttagaCAGAATATAAATTTACAGACACACATGAAAAAACACACGTGA